A genome region from Arachis duranensis cultivar V14167 chromosome 8, aradu.V14167.gnm2.J7QH, whole genome shotgun sequence includes the following:
- the LOC107463112 gene encoding DNA-directed RNA polymerases II and V subunit 8A gives MSELLFDDVFKVENIDPDGKKYDKVSRIVAQSEKRDMHMLLDVNTEIYPMNKNERFLMALSPSLVLNTKDGPVPIQDKFEYIMHGRLYNITNDGSSEADLEVEVYASFGGLQMMLTGHASHCVKFAVDQKLFILIRKIES, from the exons atGAGCGAGCTTCTCTTTGATGATGTTTTCAAGGTAGAGAACATAGACCCTGACGGTAAAAAGTATGACAAAG TTTCTCGGATTGTAGCACAGAGTGAGAAGCGTGACATGCACATGCTTTTAGATGTGAATACAGAGATCTATCCAATGAACAAAAATGAAAGATTCTTGATGGCTCTGTCTCCTTCTCTTGTTTTAAACACCAAG GATGGTCCAGTGCCAATTCAAGACAAGTTTGAGTACATCATGCATGGAAGGCTGTATAACATTACCAATGATGGAAGTTCAGAGGCAGACCTTGAAGT GGAGGTATATGCTTCTTTTGGTGGGCTGCAGATGATGCTAACAGGTCATGCTTCACATTGCGTCAAGTTTGCAGTTGATCAGAAATTGTTTATACTAATCAGGAAGATTGAAAGTTGA
- the LOC107463076 gene encoding U4/U6 small nuclear ribonucleoprotein Prp31 homolog, which produces MATLADSFLADLDELSDNEAEIPEDNEVDAGDMEEDIDGDLADLENLNYDDLDSVSKLQKTQRYIDIMQKVEEALQKGTDVSIQGVDLEDDPEYQLIVECNALSVDIENEIVIIHNFIRDKYRLKFPELESLVHHPIDYARVVKKIGNEMDLTLVDLEGLLPSAIIMVVSVTASTTTGKPLPEDVLSKTIEACDRALALDSAKKKVLDFVESRMGYIAPNLSTIVGSAVAAKLMGTAGGLVALAKMPACNVQLLGAKKKNLAGFSTATSQFRIGYIEQTEIFQTTPPPLRMRACRLLAAKSTLAARVDSIRGDPSGKTGRLFKDEIHKKIEKWQEPPPAKQPKPLPVPDSEPKKKRGGRRLRKMKERYAVTDMRKLANRMQFGVPEESSLGDGLGEGYGMLGQAGSGKLRVSVGPSKLAAKVAKRFKEKNYGSSGATSGLTSSLAFTPVQGIELTNPQAHAHQLGSGTQSTYFSEIGVFSKIKRT; this is translated from the exons ATG GCTACCCTTGCCGATTCTTTTCTTGCTGACCTCGATGAACTCTCTGATAACGAGGCTGAAATTCCG GAGGATAATGAGGTCGATGCAGGAGATATGGAAGAAGATATCGATGGGGACCTGGCTGACCTAGAGAATCTCAACTATGATGACTTGGATAGTGTTTCCAAGTTGCAGAAAACCCAGAGATACATTGATATTATGCAG AAAGTGGAAGAAGCCCTTCAAAAGGGTACAGATGTGTCAATTCAAGGAGTAGATCTAGAAGATGATCCTGAATACCAATTGATTGTTGAATGCAATGCCCTGTCGGTTGACATTGAGAATGAAATTGTGATTATCCACAATTTTATTCGTGATAAGTATCGCTTGAAATTTCCAGAGCTTGAGTCACTGGTTCATCACCCAATTGACTATGCTCGTGTTGTTAAGAAGATAGGAAATGAAATGGATCTTACTCTTGTTGATCTAGAAGGGCTGTTGCCTTCCGCAATTATCATGGTTGTCTCAGTTACAGCATCAACTACAACTGGCAAGCCTCTACCAGAAGATGTCCTCAGTAAGACAATTGAAGCATGTGATCGAGCTCTTGCTCTTGATTCAGCAAAGAAAAAAGTTCTTGACTTTGTCGAGAGTAGAATGGGGTATATTGCACCTAATCTTTCTACTATAGTTGGGAGTGCTGTTGCAGCTAAACTCATGGGGACAGCTGGTGGTCTAGTAGCTCTAGCAAAGATGCCTGCCTGCAACGTTCAGCTTCTAGGTGCCAAGAAAAAGAATCTTGCTGGGTTTTCCACTGCAACATCTCAGTTTCGCATAGGATACATTGAGCAAACAGAAATATTTCAGACTACTCCTCCTCCTCTTAGGATGCGAGCGTGCCGACTCCTGGCTGCAAAGTCTACACTTGCAGCACGAGTAGATTCAATCCGTGGGGACCCATCTGGGAAAACTGGGAGGCTTTTCAAGGACGAGATCcacaaaaaaattgagaagTGGCAGGAGCCCCCTCCTGCCAAGCAACCCAAACCACTTCCTGTTCCTGATTCCGAGCCTAAAAAGAAGAGAGGTGGTCGCCGCCTTAGGAAGATGAAAGAAAG GTATGCAGTAACAGACATGAGAAAGTTGGCCAACAGGATGCAGTTTGGTGTTCCTGAAGAGAGTTCTTTAg GGGATGGTCTAGGTGAGGGTTACGGAATGCTTGGTCAGGCTGGCAGTGGCAAGCTTCGTGTGTCAGTTGGGCCTAGCAAACTTGCTGCAAAAGTTGCTAAGAG attcAAGGAAAAGAATTATGGCAGCAGTGGTGCTACATCTGGTTTGACCTCAAGTTTGGCCTTTACACCAGTTCAG GGGATTGAGCTGACAAATCCACAGGCTCACGCACACCAACTTGGTAGTGGAACTCAGAGCACTTACTTCTCTGAAATCGGAGTCTTCTCGAAGATCAAGAGGACTTGA